A region of Vibrio chagasii DNA encodes the following proteins:
- a CDS encoding copper homeostasis protein CutC, which yields MNIEIEVCIDNLESLHNALAGGANRIELCSSLALGGLTPSLGMMKQAARISSVPVYAMIRPRQGDFIFDNDDMMCMLDDIQAAADAGLDGVVLGVLTAQGEIDMAAMKALTSKAHQLKLGVTFHRAIDQLKDYQKAIEQIVELGCERVLTSGLASNAEQGKDILKEMVKLTQGRLDIMAGAGVTAENGREILKHTGVQALHLSGKSTRPSLITQASQAQMGHDDVDDYLIPVTSTAKIQNLIASLNK from the coding sequence ATGAACATCGAAATTGAAGTTTGTATCGATAACCTAGAATCTCTACATAATGCTCTAGCAGGCGGAGCAAATCGTATTGAGCTCTGCTCTTCACTAGCACTTGGTGGATTAACTCCAAGCCTAGGAATGATGAAGCAAGCCGCTCGCATCTCATCGGTCCCCGTGTATGCCATGATTCGCCCAAGACAAGGCGACTTCATCTTCGATAATGACGATATGATGTGCATGCTTGATGATATCCAAGCCGCTGCCGATGCTGGTTTAGATGGTGTGGTATTAGGTGTGCTTACCGCTCAAGGTGAAATAGACATGGCTGCTATGAAAGCACTAACCTCAAAAGCCCACCAGCTAAAACTTGGCGTGACCTTTCATCGTGCTATAGACCAACTTAAGGATTACCAAAAAGCCATAGAACAGATTGTCGAACTTGGTTGTGAACGTGTTTTAACTTCAGGTTTAGCAAGTAACGCGGAGCAAGGAAAAGATATTCTCAAGGAAATGGTTAAGCTCACTCAAGGCCGCTTAGACATTATGGCTGGGGCAGGCGTTACCGCTGAAAATGGCCGAGAAATTCTTAAGCACACTGGCGTTCAAGCACTGCATCTATCTGGCAAGTCGACAAGACCAAGCTTAATAACACAAGCCTCTCAAGCTCAAATGGGGCATGATGATGTAGACGATTACTTAATCCCAGTAACGAGCACGGCAAAGATTCAAAACCTGATAGCCTCGCTTAACAAATAG
- the tgt gene encoding tRNA guanosine(34) transglycosylase Tgt, with protein MKLKYELKKTNAGARRGQLQFERGTVETPAFMPVGTYGTVKGMTPEEVKDTGAEILLGNTFHLWLRPGQEIMKMHGDLHDFMNWQGPILTDSGGFQVFSLGAMRKITEEGVHFRNPVNGDKIFMDAEKSMEIQKDLGSDIVMIFDECTPYPATHKEAKDSMEMSLRWAERSRNHFDKLENPNSLFGIVQGGVYEDLRDVSVKGLTEIGFDGYAVGGLAVGEPKEDMHRILEHTCPQLPEDKPRYLMGVGKPEDLVEGVRRGIDMFDCVMPTRNARNGHLFVTEGVIKIRNAKHKTDTTPLDSECDCYTCKNYSKSYLHHLDRCNEILGARLNTIHNLRFYQRVMSDIRQSIDEDRFEEFVAEFYARMGREVPPLGKES; from the coding sequence GTGAAATTAAAATACGAACTTAAAAAAACAAACGCTGGTGCACGTCGTGGTCAACTTCAGTTTGAGCGCGGTACTGTTGAAACACCAGCATTCATGCCTGTAGGTACTTACGGTACTGTAAAAGGTATGACTCCTGAAGAAGTAAAAGACACAGGTGCTGAAATCCTACTAGGTAACACGTTCCACCTATGGCTACGTCCTGGTCAAGAAATCATGAAAATGCACGGTGACTTACACGATTTCATGAACTGGCAAGGTCCTATCCTGACCGATTCAGGCGGCTTCCAAGTATTCAGCTTAGGTGCGATGCGTAAAATCACTGAAGAGGGTGTTCACTTCCGTAACCCGGTAAACGGTGACAAGATCTTCATGGACGCTGAGAAGTCTATGGAAATCCAAAAAGACCTAGGTTCAGACATCGTAATGATCTTCGATGAGTGTACGCCTTACCCTGCGACACATAAAGAAGCGAAAGACTCAATGGAGATGTCTCTTCGTTGGGCTGAGCGTTCTCGTAACCACTTCGACAAACTTGAAAACCCGAACTCACTATTCGGTATCGTTCAAGGTGGTGTGTACGAAGACCTACGTGATGTCTCTGTTAAAGGCCTAACTGAAATTGGCTTTGATGGATACGCAGTAGGTGGTCTAGCAGTAGGCGAACCAAAAGAAGACATGCACCGCATTCTTGAGCACACATGTCCTCAACTGCCAGAAGATAAGCCACGTTACCTAATGGGCGTAGGCAAACCGGAAGACCTAGTTGAAGGTGTTCGTCGTGGTATCGACATGTTTGACTGTGTAATGCCAACGCGAAATGCACGTAACGGTCACCTGTTTGTGACTGAAGGTGTGATCAAGATCCGTAATGCGAAGCATAAAACTGATACAACACCACTAGATTCAGAGTGTGACTGTTACACTTGTAAGAACTACAGCAAGTCGTACTTACACCATTTGGATCGTTGTAACGAAATCCTAGGTGCTCGACTGAACACGATTCATAACCTGCGTTTCTACCAACGAGTAATGTCTGACATTCGTCAGTCTATCGATGAAGACCGCTTTGAAGAGTTCGTTGCAGAGTTCTACGCAAGAATGGGGCGTGAAGTGCCGCCACTAGGTAAAGAATCTTAG
- a CDS encoding LysR family transcriptional regulator produces the protein MAKDLFSSLDLNLLRTFLIVYQEKNTRKAAERLFVSQPAVSQALQKLRHHFSDDLFVKVHGGLQATAFCEDLANTITPYFHGLESALNKSIQFQPSDIDYKIRLALSPVVLTCLSGSLYARIKAQAPNAQLELLSWNLSTQEDIQKGIIDLGVSYVIPNSTKEVYAKKLLDLTGRIFVRQDHPIKKSLIEPKDMAGFEIASMISPGWNDNYSYAAKLLESYSIEHKVGFRSELIMAIIDVILHTDMYMPHSNIFPVENYPGLRAIDVLVEGEHYQIPIHAHMHIKNRNAPITLWLFSEIKQALIEQVNKQDLSQV, from the coding sequence ATGGCTAAGGATCTATTCAGCTCTCTTGATTTAAACCTATTGCGTACCTTTTTGATTGTTTACCAGGAAAAAAACACCAGAAAGGCAGCAGAGCGTTTATTCGTCTCTCAGCCAGCAGTGAGTCAAGCTCTACAGAAACTACGTCATCACTTTTCAGATGATCTATTCGTGAAAGTGCATGGAGGACTGCAAGCTACTGCGTTTTGTGAAGACCTTGCCAATACAATAACCCCTTACTTTCATGGATTAGAATCAGCACTCAATAAATCGATTCAATTTCAACCTAGCGATATTGATTATAAGATCCGCCTAGCACTCTCTCCTGTAGTACTTACTTGTCTTTCCGGCTCTCTATATGCGCGGATAAAAGCGCAAGCACCTAACGCTCAACTGGAACTATTAAGTTGGAACCTATCGACGCAAGAAGATATACAAAAAGGCATCATCGACTTAGGTGTTAGTTATGTCATTCCCAATTCAACAAAAGAGGTTTACGCTAAGAAGCTCCTAGACCTAACTGGGCGCATTTTTGTTAGGCAAGACCATCCAATCAAAAAGTCCCTAATAGAACCAAAGGACATGGCTGGTTTTGAAATAGCTTCAATGATTTCTCCTGGTTGGAATGATAATTATAGTTACGCAGCAAAGTTACTTGAGAGCTACTCTATTGAACACAAAGTTGGTTTTCGTTCAGAACTTATTATGGCCATTATCGATGTGATCTTACACACCGACATGTACATGCCCCACTCCAATATATTTCCAGTGGAGAATTACCCAGGCTTAAGAGCGATTGATGTGTTAGTTGAAGGGGAGCATTACCAAATTCCAATTCATGCTCACATGCATATCAAAAACCGGAACGCTCCAATAACTCTCTGGCTATTTTCAGAGATCAAACAAGCCCTGATAGAACAGGTTAATAAGCAAGACTTATCACAAGTATAA
- the pstB gene encoding phosphate ABC transporter ATP-binding protein PstB: protein MFSINETLGYQAPLDVHNLKEEQIAISIEGLNLYYKESQALDDISMKIPKGQVTAFIGPSGCGKSTLLRCINRMNDLVEGCKVSGKVKLHGKNIYHPKVDVATLRRRVGMVFQRPNPFPKSIYENVVYGLRLQGVSNSRDLDDAVERSLRAAALWDEVKDRLHENAFGLSGGQQQRLVIARAVAIEPEVLLLDEPTSALDPISTLTIEELINDLKTQYTVVIVTHNMQQAARVSDHTAFIHMGKLIEYSDTDSIFTSPLKNQTEDYITGRYG from the coding sequence ATGTTCTCAATTAATGAAACCTTGGGTTACCAAGCACCTTTAGATGTACATAATCTAAAGGAAGAACAAATTGCTATCTCGATTGAAGGGCTCAATCTTTACTACAAAGAAAGCCAAGCGCTCGATGATATCTCTATGAAGATACCCAAAGGGCAGGTGACGGCATTTATCGGTCCTTCGGGGTGTGGTAAGTCGACCTTACTACGTTGTATCAATCGTATGAACGATCTTGTCGAAGGCTGCAAAGTTTCCGGAAAAGTGAAGCTTCATGGCAAGAATATCTACCATCCTAAAGTTGATGTTGCGACTCTGCGTCGCCGTGTCGGTATGGTGTTTCAGCGCCCAAACCCGTTTCCTAAATCTATCTATGAAAATGTGGTTTATGGACTGAGGCTGCAAGGTGTGAGCAACAGCCGAGATCTTGATGATGCCGTAGAACGATCACTGCGTGCTGCTGCATTGTGGGATGAAGTAAAAGATCGTTTACATGAGAATGCTTTCGGTTTGTCTGGTGGTCAGCAGCAGCGTTTGGTGATTGCACGTGCTGTCGCGATTGAGCCGGAGGTCTTGTTGTTGGATGAGCCGACATCGGCATTGGATCCTATTTCAACATTGACGATTGAAGAGCTAATCAACGACCTCAAGACGCAATATACGGTTGTCATCGTAACGCATAACATGCAGCAGGCTGCGCGTGTGAGTGACCATACTGCCTTTATTCATATGGGAAAATTGATCGAGTACTCAGATACGGATTCAATATTTACGTCGCCATTGAAAAATCAAACGGAAGACTACATTACTGGTCGATACGGTTAA
- a CDS encoding CBS domain-containing protein yields MIKVEDMMTRNPHTLLRSHSLADAKHTMEALDIRHIPVVDADRKLLGVVTQRDVLAAQESSLQNIPPAQSFTLSTPLNDIMHKNVMSVEPRAGLKESAIYMQKHKVGCLPVVSHGELVGIITDSDFVTIAINLLELQEEVEPEEAEVD; encoded by the coding sequence ATGATCAAGGTTGAAGATATGATGACTCGCAACCCTCATACTTTATTGCGCTCACACTCATTGGCCGATGCTAAGCACACCATGGAAGCGCTTGATATCCGCCATATCCCTGTCGTCGATGCCGATAGAAAACTATTGGGTGTAGTGACCCAACGAGACGTTCTCGCCGCCCAAGAATCTAGCCTACAAAACATTCCACCAGCTCAATCTTTTACCCTATCTACTCCCCTAAATGACATCATGCACAAAAACGTTATGTCAGTAGAGCCTCGAGCTGGGTTAAAAGAGTCAGCTATTTACATGCAGAAGCACAAAGTGGGCTGCTTACCAGTGGTCAGCCACGGCGAACTGGTTGGCATCATCACCGACAGTGACTTCGTCACCATCGCGATTAACTTGCTTGAACTACAAGAAGAAGTAGAGCCAGAAGAAGCTGAAGTGGATTAA
- a CDS encoding peroxiredoxin C: MVLVGRQAPDFTAAAVLGNGEIVDNFNFAEFTKGKKAVVFFYPLDFTFVCPSELIAFDNRLEDFQAKGVEVIGVSIDSQFSHNAWRNTAIADGGIGQVKYPLVADVKHEICKAYDVEHPEAGVAFRGSFLIDADGLVRHQVVNDLPLGRNIDEMLRMVDALNFHEKNGEVCPAQWEEGKSGMDASPKGVAAFLSEHADDLSK; this comes from the coding sequence ATGGTACTAGTAGGTCGTCAAGCCCCTGACTTTACTGCAGCAGCTGTTCTAGGTAACGGTGAGATCGTTGATAACTTCAACTTCGCAGAATTCACTAAAGGTAAGAAAGCGGTTGTTTTCTTCTACCCACTAGACTTCACTTTCGTTTGTCCTTCAGAGCTAATCGCTTTCGACAACCGTCTAGAAGATTTCCAAGCTAAAGGCGTTGAAGTAATCGGTGTTTCTATCGATTCTCAATTCTCTCACAACGCATGGCGTAACACTGCTATCGCTGACGGCGGTATCGGTCAAGTTAAATACCCACTAGTTGCTGACGTTAAGCACGAAATCTGCAAAGCATACGATGTTGAGCACCCAGAAGCAGGCGTTGCTTTCCGTGGTTCTTTCCTAATCGACGCTGACGGCCTTGTACGTCACCAAGTAGTTAACGATCTTCCACTAGGTCGTAACATCGACGAAATGCTACGCATGGTAGATGCACTAAACTTCCACGAGAAGAACGGTGAAGTTTGTCCTGCACAATGGGAAGAAGGTAAATCAGGTATGGACGCATCTCCAAAAGGTGTTGCAGCATTCCTATCTGAGCACGCTGACGACCTAAGCAAGTAA
- a CDS encoding hydrogen peroxide-inducible genes activator, whose product MNKWPSLKQLHYLVTLHETRHFSDAADRCFVSQSTLSKGIQNLEELIGCPLYEKKDKKSPLVFTQAGELVVKHGRELLAKGQDLVELGNLCNGDAMQGQLRVGCIPTIAPFLLCDLVQEANQRFPQLNLLLREDTTTNLLAALRHGELDVLILALPVDIDNMESKVVGQDPFRMVISRNQADGISVPIKYDDLPDESVFLLENEHCLTEHAVSACKLTDKEKINPFTATSLHTLVQMVANGLGTTFIPQMAIDHGLLENQNLVVIDPPGQQAYRDIGLVWRPSSSRRETFHQLADVVSELL is encoded by the coding sequence ATGAATAAATGGCCAAGTCTTAAGCAACTTCACTATCTTGTTACTCTTCACGAAACACGCCACTTTAGCGACGCCGCTGATCGCTGTTTCGTTAGCCAATCTACTCTGAGTAAAGGTATCCAAAACCTAGAAGAGCTGATCGGTTGCCCTTTGTATGAGAAGAAAGATAAAAAGAGCCCACTCGTTTTCACTCAAGCGGGAGAGCTGGTGGTTAAGCATGGCCGAGAGTTATTGGCGAAAGGGCAGGACTTGGTTGAACTCGGAAACCTATGTAATGGCGATGCGATGCAAGGTCAGCTGCGAGTAGGGTGCATTCCTACCATTGCGCCATTTCTTTTGTGCGATTTAGTACAAGAAGCCAACCAACGCTTTCCTCAATTAAATCTGCTGTTGCGCGAAGACACCACAACGAACTTACTCGCGGCACTGCGCCACGGTGAGTTAGATGTACTGATTCTGGCTCTGCCTGTTGATATCGACAACATGGAGAGCAAAGTGGTTGGACAAGATCCTTTTAGAATGGTGATCAGCCGTAATCAAGCAGATGGTATTAGTGTCCCTATTAAATATGACGACCTACCAGACGAATCGGTATTCTTGTTGGAGAACGAGCACTGTTTAACTGAGCACGCGGTGTCAGCGTGTAAGTTAACCGACAAAGAGAAAATAAACCCTTTCACCGCCACAAGCCTCCATACATTGGTGCAAATGGTCGCGAACGGTTTAGGAACCACCTTTATTCCACAAATGGCTATCGACCATGGATTGCTGGAAAATCAAAACCTAGTTGTGATCGATCCTCCTGGCCAGCAAGCGTACCGTGATATTGGCCTGGTGTGGCGCCCTAGCTCATCACGCCGTGAAACCTTCCACCAATTAGCGGATGTGGTGTCTGAGTTACTTTAA
- the pstA gene encoding phosphate ABC transporter permease PstA → MNRLKSLLSWVKSGSPWIWLTGGAVSISMLSVLGLMLLIGWKGLTYFWPAPLYQWQVDSKDLSLVVDLDETVSQQDVLIGQLYERKYIPIEQVPQAHDLLSPQNIATGLIQRLSIKVANRELYPADFVSILDVNLLEPTTPRDWAVIERSRGGYFFGKPVGFKTASGTFYTDIDQKLKDGLAFADTLRAETSRVVNQEIRNISWQLENLRLEKRKLELNESVSDEYLKTYTATRLELNKQLDEAEIKLEHLRTQLNVESLLVEDMTGEQVEISLSHILDYWYPNNMSYLEKVGHWGHQVWKFLSENPRESNSEGGVFPAIFGTVLLVILMSIVVMPLGVVAAIYLHEYAKNNALTRLIRIAVINLAGVPSIVYGVFGLGFFVYTIGGSIDTLFYAERLPAPTFGTPGLLWSALTLAVLTLPVVIVTTEEGLTRIPSSVRHGSLALGATQFETLWRIVLPMASPAIITGLILAIARAAGEVAPLMLVGVVKLASSLPVDSQFPYIHLDRKFMHLGFHIYDVGFQTSNIEAARPLVYATSFLLVTVIVGLNLTAINIRNNLREKYRTLGQD, encoded by the coding sequence ATGAATAGGCTCAAGTCATTGCTATCATGGGTTAAATCTGGCTCGCCGTGGATCTGGCTAACCGGTGGGGCAGTGAGCATCAGTATGCTTTCGGTTCTTGGGTTGATGCTGTTGATCGGCTGGAAAGGGCTGACCTACTTTTGGCCTGCGCCTTTGTATCAGTGGCAAGTCGACTCTAAAGATCTATCTTTGGTTGTGGACCTCGATGAAACCGTATCTCAACAAGATGTGTTGATCGGTCAGCTGTATGAACGCAAATACATTCCAATAGAGCAAGTTCCGCAAGCTCACGATCTACTATCACCCCAGAACATTGCTACAGGGTTGATACAACGTTTGAGCATCAAGGTGGCGAATAGAGAACTCTATCCTGCTGATTTTGTCTCGATTCTGGATGTGAATTTACTCGAGCCTACTACTCCCCGAGATTGGGCGGTGATAGAGCGTAGCCGAGGTGGTTACTTTTTTGGTAAGCCGGTTGGTTTTAAAACAGCATCGGGAACTTTTTACACCGATATCGACCAAAAGCTTAAAGATGGTTTAGCTTTCGCTGACACCTTGCGTGCTGAAACGTCACGCGTGGTAAACCAAGAGATTCGTAACATCAGCTGGCAGTTGGAAAACTTACGTCTAGAAAAGCGTAAGTTAGAACTTAATGAGTCTGTGAGCGATGAGTACCTTAAAACTTATACCGCAACTAGGCTTGAGCTCAATAAGCAGTTAGATGAAGCCGAAATCAAGCTAGAGCACCTCAGAACACAGTTGAATGTTGAGAGTTTACTTGTTGAAGATATGACGGGTGAGCAGGTTGAAATCTCGCTCAGTCATATTCTGGATTACTGGTATCCGAACAATATGTCTTACCTTGAGAAGGTAGGGCACTGGGGTCACCAAGTGTGGAAGTTCTTATCAGAAAACCCACGCGAGTCTAATTCAGAAGGCGGCGTCTTCCCAGCTATCTTTGGTACAGTGTTACTGGTTATTCTGATGTCGATTGTGGTGATGCCTCTTGGGGTGGTGGCGGCGATCTACTTACATGAATACGCGAAAAACAATGCGCTTACCCGTTTGATTCGAATTGCGGTTATCAACCTAGCCGGTGTGCCTTCAATCGTGTATGGCGTTTTTGGTTTAGGTTTTTTCGTTTATACCATTGGTGGCTCGATCGATACTCTGTTTTATGCAGAGCGACTACCTGCCCCTACCTTTGGGACACCAGGCTTACTTTGGTCTGCACTGACTTTGGCTGTGTTGACACTCCCTGTCGTGATTGTGACGACCGAAGAGGGTTTAACTCGTATCCCAAGCTCGGTAAGGCATGGCTCTTTAGCGCTCGGCGCGACTCAGTTTGAGACCTTGTGGCGCATTGTTCTGCCTATGGCAAGCCCTGCGATCATTACCGGCTTGATCTTGGCGATTGCAAGAGCTGCGGGTGAAGTGGCTCCATTAATGCTGGTAGGTGTTGTAAAACTTGCATCAAGCTTGCCTGTTGATAGTCAGTTTCCGTACATACACTTAGATAGAAAGTTCATGCATTTAGGCTTTCATATCTATGATGTTGGATTTCAAACATCGAATATAGAGGCTGCGCGTCCATTGGTGTATGCGACTTCGTTTTTATTGGTTACGGTTATCGTGGGGCTGAATTTAACGGCGATTAATATCCGTAATAACTTACGTGAAAAGTACCGAACCTTAGGACAAGATTAA
- the queA gene encoding tRNA preQ1(34) S-adenosylmethionine ribosyltransferase-isomerase QueA: protein MQVSDFHFDLPDELIARYPQEERTASRLLKLDGNNGNLTDGSFKDVLDLVEPGDLVVFNNTRVIPARVFGRKASGGKLEVLVERMLDEKSILAHVRCSKSPKPGTKLFLGENDEYEAEMVARHDALFEIHFTSDQSVLEILNSVGHMPLPPYIDRPDEDADKERYQTVYNEKPGAVAAPTAGLHFDDKLMADMKAKGVEFAYVTLHVGAGTFQPVKVDNINDHHMHAEYVEVPQEVVDAVAATKARGGRIIAVGTTSVRSLESAAQDALKNGTELVPFFGDTEIFIFPGYEYQLVDCLITNFHLPESTLIMLVSAFAGYDHVMAAYDHAVKSEYRFFSYGDAMFINKKTS from the coding sequence ATGCAAGTTTCAGATTTTCACTTTGACCTACCAGATGAACTCATTGCTCGCTACCCTCAAGAAGAGCGTACAGCAAGCCGCCTGCTTAAATTAGATGGCAATAACGGCAACCTAACTGATGGTTCGTTCAAGGACGTTTTAGATTTGGTGGAACCGGGCGATCTGGTTGTTTTCAATAACACGCGCGTTATCCCAGCTCGTGTATTTGGTCGCAAAGCTTCAGGCGGTAAGCTTGAGGTGTTGGTTGAGCGTATGCTGGATGAGAAAAGCATTCTGGCGCATGTTCGTTGTTCTAAATCACCAAAGCCGGGTACTAAGCTGTTCCTTGGTGAGAATGATGAGTACGAAGCAGAAATGGTAGCGCGTCATGATGCGTTATTTGAAATCCATTTCACATCAGATCAAAGCGTTCTAGAGATTCTGAACAGTGTTGGTCACATGCCATTGCCTCCTTATATTGATCGTCCAGATGAAGACGCAGATAAAGAGCGTTACCAGACGGTCTATAATGAAAAGCCAGGTGCGGTAGCTGCACCAACAGCGGGTCTTCACTTTGACGACAAGCTAATGGCCGACATGAAAGCTAAAGGTGTTGAGTTCGCTTATGTAACGCTACACGTTGGCGCGGGCACATTCCAGCCAGTAAAAGTAGACAACATCAACGATCACCACATGCATGCAGAGTACGTTGAAGTACCGCAAGAAGTGGTGGATGCGGTTGCGGCAACAAAAGCACGCGGCGGACGCATTATCGCAGTGGGCACGACATCGGTTCGTTCTTTAGAGAGTGCAGCACAAGACGCTCTGAAAAATGGTACAGAGTTAGTGCCGTTCTTTGGTGATACAGAAATCTTTATTTTCCCTGGTTATGAATACCAGTTGGTTGATTGTCTTATCACTAACTTCCACCTACCTGAATCGACACTGATCATGTTGGTGAGTGCGTTTGCAGGTTACGACCATGTGATGGCTGCATACGATCATGCAGTGAAGAGCGAATACCGCTTCTTCAGCTATGGTGACGCGATGTTCATCAACAAGAAAACGAGCTAA
- the phoU gene encoding phosphate signaling complex protein PhoU, protein MQFGRHISGQFNVELESIRTHVLTMGGLVEQQLSFAMQALHKDDLELAKKVIRDDHKVNAMEVSIDEACTRIIAKRQPTAKDLRLIMAIIKTITDLERIGDVASKIAQGAIDIPSTKEQKFHVSLEPLCRQAITMLHQVLDAFARMDVDAAAEVHKLDDKLDAEYEAVIRQLMTYMMEDPKNIPNILQVMWSARAIERVGDRCQNICEYIIYFVKGKDVRHLGDQSLDDALK, encoded by the coding sequence ATGCAATTTGGTCGCCACATCTCAGGACAATTCAACGTCGAGTTAGAGTCTATCCGTACCCATGTATTGACTATGGGTGGGTTGGTGGAGCAGCAACTCTCTTTTGCGATGCAGGCACTCCATAAAGATGATTTGGAACTAGCGAAGAAAGTGATTCGTGATGACCATAAAGTTAATGCGATGGAAGTGTCGATTGATGAGGCATGTACTCGTATTATCGCTAAGCGTCAGCCAACGGCAAAAGATCTGCGTTTGATAATGGCGATCATCAAGACGATTACTGACCTGGAGCGTATTGGTGATGTTGCTTCGAAGATCGCACAGGGTGCTATTGATATCCCTTCGACAAAAGAACAAAAATTCCATGTATCGCTAGAGCCTCTATGCCGACAAGCAATCACCATGCTACACCAAGTTTTAGACGCATTTGCTCGCATGGATGTGGATGCGGCAGCAGAGGTACATAAACTTGATGACAAATTGGATGCTGAATACGAAGCGGTGATTCGTCAATTGATGACTTATATGATGGAAGACCCGAAGAATATTCCTAACATCTTGCAAGTGATGTGGTCTGCGAGAGCCATTGAGCGAGTGGGGGATCGTTGCCAGAATATCTGTGAGTACATTATCTACTTCGTTAAAGGCAAAGATGTGCGTCACCTTGGCGATCAGAGCCTAGATGACGCACTAAAGTAA
- a CDS encoding YadA-like family protein produces the protein MSLATVFSLPAIADVDVQNPIWNEQPSNPIELPKPINPIEQTPTQPKLPEPSQPIENTPWQPPIDGELPDISGPTEAERASALELSFNAMAAEYNAKFNDHAEQMDGIRASLHAVTNARPFVTNGEFAIGAGVGFAGSKEALALGGAYGINESLSVSGTFHYETSGKYSSSDVAGGVGLQYSFK, from the coding sequence GTGTCACTAGCTACTGTATTTTCACTTCCTGCGATCGCAGATGTTGATGTTCAAAACCCTATCTGGAATGAACAGCCATCAAACCCAATTGAATTACCAAAACCAATAAATCCGATTGAACAGACCCCAACTCAACCTAAATTACCTGAGCCGTCTCAGCCAATTGAAAATACACCATGGCAGCCACCTATAGATGGTGAACTTCCAGACATCTCAGGCCCAACTGAAGCTGAGCGAGCATCTGCTCTTGAATTAAGCTTCAATGCAATGGCCGCAGAATATAATGCGAAGTTCAATGATCATGCTGAACAAATGGATGGTATTCGTGCAAGTTTGCACGCTGTAACGAATGCTCGTCCATTCGTTACCAACGGTGAATTTGCTATTGGTGCGGGTGTTGGCTTTGCAGGATCGAAAGAAGCACTTGCGTTAGGCGGCGCATACGGAATCAATGAAAGCCTAAGTGTTTCTGGCACTTTCCACTATGAAACATCAGGTAAATACTCATCTTCAGATGTTGCTGGCGGCGTTGGCCTTCAGTACAGCTTTAAATAG